GACGAAGAGTAACACCATCATCAAGACCATCACCATCATAGTTATTATCATCTTCAACAATTCCTTGATTACGACCATCACCATTATTATCTTTACCAGTTTCTATCGACAGATAACGATCAATAACTGCATCGGCGTTATCGGAAATATAAAACCTACCTTGCTCTGAAATAATGACAACACCAATGTCTTCCCCAGTGATCGATGACAATCGAGCAGCTTTGCTTAGTAAACCCTTTTTCCGCTTCGAAAAAGTCACCCATCGTTTCTTTTGGTTCGGTATTCGCTTAATCTCAATCCTTCTTCGACCGGCCCCTCTTCTTCCTGGTCTTGCTTCATCCATTGCTCACACCAAGAAAACCCAAgaattaaacacttaataaaataaatttaaatatcatcAAAAAGCATTTAGAGGATATATAACGTGCACACCTAAATAGATAAAccttaaaaaacataaataaaagttgATGATTAGCTTTAAAAGGAAAGACTGTTTtagttgtgttttaatacctccttattttatttaaaaactgtaagaaaaattaggaaatatattttactttcataagtaataataaggaaaattattatttttcggTTTTTTTTCTTTGATAAGC
The genomic region above belongs to Gossypium hirsutum isolate 1008001.06 chromosome D05, Gossypium_hirsutum_v2.1, whole genome shotgun sequence and contains:
- the LOC107902947 gene encoding pheromone receptor transcription factor encodes the protein MDEARPGRRGAGRRRIEIKRIPNQKKRWVTFSKRKKGLLSKAARLSSITGEDIGVVIISEQGRFYISDNADAVIDRYLSIETGKDNNGDGRNQGIVEDDNNYDGDGLDDGVTLRLFPQEIGQDDDHNDDGRFGNGIVMDKQGLNLNRWDNVWKINDGEIKGENCFMDLNKPPHDDDGDDGAAADDTMIPFL